The following are encoded together in the Desulfoplanes formicivorans genome:
- a CDS encoding type IA DNA topoisomerase, whose amino-acid sequence MNQTSKSLILAEKPSVAREIAKVLGLRGRGQGYLEDNRYVITWAVGHLVNIAEPGDQNPDWGKQWSLQQLPMIPERFTLTVLDQTRDQFAIVKSLMARDDITDIINATDAGREGELIFRRIYLTAGCTKPIKRLWANDMTEAGLKKALANLVPGEDKRNLGLAAFARAEADWLVGMNFSRLFTVKTGGLVTVGRVQSPVLKLLVDRRKAIENFKPQNYWTIEGMFGQEDEPFKGVWFAPPKRKDNKLWEEDHAKELAKQCTDKQGMVESVSSTRGRQRPPLPFDLTTLQREANTRFGLSAKRVLEIAQELYESKKILTYPRTDSRYLTTEVYNEILDHLRAIYPHFQEISTLAAERIKAATKKFACVNDKKVSDHHAIIPTKKPAVREQLSPDQWNIYEMVCRRTMAAFLPDCTFLTSQVWILVETEPFKATGKIFKDRGWFVAEPWRTAKDNPLPGVAKGDPIKVREVGPVKHTTKPPAHFTDASLLGAMETAGKLVDNEELQEALKERGLGTPATRAQIIETLISRNYVTKQGKKLMATDKGCHVVETVEASLPDLVSPELTGSWEQELKTMEHGNITYPQFMGRIKNMVRQGVENLRNRKFATTPATLPPGKTSLGKCPKCGGDVVENSKAYGCINWREANGGCRFTIWKNMFGGKINKTQVKELLTKEITSNALKLETRDGKKYEARLILQQGRVKVDMQTNNRSATAKVRQQVAAQADEPGDAKPSP is encoded by the coding sequence ATGAACCAAACCAGCAAATCACTCATCCTTGCGGAAAAACCCTCTGTGGCCAGGGAAATCGCCAAGGTTCTCGGTCTCCGGGGACGCGGTCAGGGGTATCTTGAAGACAATCGCTACGTGATCACCTGGGCTGTTGGCCATCTGGTGAATATCGCCGAACCCGGCGATCAGAACCCGGATTGGGGTAAACAATGGTCATTGCAACAGCTGCCCATGATCCCGGAGCGGTTTACCCTGACCGTACTCGACCAGACCAGGGACCAGTTCGCCATTGTCAAATCCCTCATGGCACGCGACGACATCACGGACATCATCAATGCAACAGACGCCGGACGCGAAGGTGAACTCATCTTCAGACGCATTTATCTGACGGCTGGATGTACCAAGCCCATCAAGCGCCTCTGGGCCAACGACATGACCGAGGCCGGCCTCAAAAAGGCCCTGGCCAACCTTGTCCCCGGCGAGGACAAACGCAATCTGGGACTGGCCGCCTTTGCCCGGGCCGAGGCCGACTGGCTGGTGGGCATGAATTTTTCCCGACTCTTCACGGTCAAGACCGGTGGTCTGGTCACGGTGGGAAGGGTCCAGTCACCAGTCCTGAAACTCCTTGTGGACCGTCGCAAGGCCATCGAAAACTTCAAGCCCCAGAACTACTGGACCATCGAAGGGATGTTCGGACAGGAAGACGAACCCTTCAAGGGCGTCTGGTTCGCCCCGCCCAAACGCAAAGACAACAAGCTATGGGAAGAGGATCATGCCAAGGAATTGGCCAAACAGTGTACAGACAAACAGGGCATGGTGGAATCGGTCTCAAGTACCCGGGGACGTCAGCGTCCGCCTCTGCCCTTTGATCTGACCACCCTGCAGCGTGAGGCAAATACACGGTTCGGATTGTCGGCCAAAAGGGTTTTGGAAATCGCCCAGGAACTCTATGAATCCAAGAAAATTCTCACCTATCCGAGAACCGATTCGCGCTATCTGACCACCGAAGTATATAACGAAATTCTGGACCACCTGCGGGCCATATACCCTCATTTCCAGGAAATCAGCACCCTTGCAGCCGAACGGATCAAGGCGGCCACCAAAAAATTTGCCTGCGTCAACGACAAGAAGGTCTCGGACCACCACGCCATCATCCCGACGAAAAAACCTGCCGTACGTGAACAGCTCTCCCCGGATCAATGGAACATCTACGAAATGGTCTGCCGCAGAACCATGGCCGCGTTTCTCCCCGACTGCACCTTTTTGACATCCCAGGTCTGGATTCTGGTGGAGACCGAACCCTTCAAGGCCACGGGTAAAATCTTCAAGGACCGGGGATGGTTCGTGGCTGAACCCTGGCGAACAGCCAAGGACAATCCCCTTCCAGGAGTTGCCAAGGGAGATCCCATCAAGGTTCGCGAGGTTGGACCGGTCAAACACACCACCAAGCCGCCTGCCCATTTTACGGACGCATCCCTGCTTGGAGCCATGGAAACAGCGGGCAAGCTGGTGGACAACGAAGAACTGCAGGAAGCCCTCAAGGAGCGGGGACTGGGCACGCCGGCCACCCGCGCTCAGATCATCGAAACCCTTATCAGCAGAAACTACGTGACCAAACAGGGTAAAAAACTCATGGCCACGGACAAGGGCTGCCATGTGGTTGAAACCGTTGAAGCGTCTTTGCCCGATCTGGTTTCTCCGGAATTGACCGGTTCATGGGAACAAGAACTCAAGACCATGGAGCATGGCAACATAACCTATCCTCAATTCATGGGCAGGATCAAAAACATGGTACGCCAGGGCGTGGAAAACCTGCGCAACAGGAAATTCGCCACCACCCCGGCCACACTGCCACCCGGCAAGACATCCCTTGGGAAATGCCCTAAGTGCGGAGGGGATGTGGTTGAAAACTCCAAAGCCTATGGATGCATCAACTGGCGCGAGGCCAACGGGGGGTGCAGATTCACCATCTGGAAAAATATGTTCGGCGGGAAGATCAACAAAACCCAGGTCAAAGAATTGCTCACCAAGGAAATCACTTCCAACGCATTGAAGCTTGAAACCAGGGACGGGAAAAAATATGAAGCGCGGCTGATCCTGCAACAAGGACGTGTCAAAGTAGACATGCAGACCAACAACCGGTCTGCCACTGCCAAAGTCAGACAGCAGGTTGCAGCACAAGCAGACGAGCCAGGGGATGCCAAACCGTCTCCATGA
- the fba gene encoding class II fructose-1,6-bisphosphate aldolase, with amino-acid sequence MPLTTPKNMFDRAYKEGFAVGAFNVNNMEIIQGIMAACDEERSPLILQVSAGAKKYAGLVYIRKLVEAAVADKDLPVVLHLDHGANYEICKEVIDAGFSSVMIDGSHLPFEENIAETKKVVEYAHDKGVWVEAELGRLAGMEEHVYSEKSIYTDPDEAVEFVERTGCDSLAIAIGTSHGAYKFKMDAEPELDFERLDTIASRMPGYPIVLHGASSVPQEFVTECNAYGGQVEGAKGVPEALLRKAASKAVCKINIDTDIRLAMTAAIRKSLADNPTNFDPRKYLGPAREAVKNMVAHKIRHVLGSSNKI; translated from the coding sequence ATGCCCCTGACAACACCCAAGAACATGTTTGATCGTGCTTATAAGGAAGGGTTTGCTGTTGGCGCTTTCAACGTCAACAACATGGAAATCATCCAGGGCATCATGGCGGCCTGTGACGAGGAAAGGTCTCCGCTCATTCTTCAGGTTTCCGCAGGTGCCAAAAAATACGCCGGGCTCGTGTACATCCGCAAGCTGGTCGAGGCGGCTGTTGCGGACAAGGATCTGCCCGTGGTGCTCCATCTGGACCATGGCGCCAATTATGAAATCTGCAAGGAAGTCATTGATGCCGGATTTTCTTCGGTCATGATCGATGGTTCCCATCTGCCCTTTGAGGAAAATATCGCCGAGACCAAAAAGGTGGTCGAATACGCCCATGACAAGGGTGTCTGGGTCGAGGCTGAGCTGGGTCGTCTGGCCGGAATGGAAGAGCACGTGTATTCGGAGAAATCCATCTACACCGATCCGGATGAGGCCGTGGAGTTTGTGGAGCGTACCGGATGCGATTCCCTGGCCATTGCCATCGGTACCAGCCACGGGGCGTACAAGTTCAAGATGGACGCCGAGCCCGAACTTGATTTCGAACGACTGGATACCATTGCCTCCCGCATGCCCGGCTATCCCATTGTTCTTCACGGTGCGTCCTCGGTTCCCCAGGAATTTGTCACGGAATGCAACGCCTACGGTGGCCAGGTGGAAGGCGCCAAGGGGGTTCCCGAAGCCCTGTTGCGCAAGGCCGCATCCAAGGCCGTGTGCAAGATCAATATTGATACGGATATTCGCTTGGCCATGACCGCCGCCATCCGTAAGTCGCTTGCGGATAATCCCACCAATTTCGACCCCAGAAAATACCTTGGTCCGGCACGAGAGGCGGTCAAGAATATGGTCGCTCACAAGATCAGGCACGTGCTCGGGTCCTCCAACAAAATCTAG
- the surE gene encoding 5'/3'-nucleotidase SurE produces MHILLTNDDGIRSPGLRALYAAMIRDGHRVSVVAPMTEQSAVGHSVTFFSPLRVKEVVEPEFTGLGVFGTPVDCVKLALTTLLDTPPDLILSGINNGANVGVDVLYSGTVSAATEGALAGLPALAVSIDDFSPRDLSAHAAFVRKFLAGNQWKRVPPKCVLNLNFPAIDLADSPGLRVCSQTVAVYRDGYDVRNDPRGRPYYWLTGEIPPEEVAPGTDRDLLSRGYVTLTPLSFDLTNWEFLETLETMLADEDETFSSKRLHSNQSKS; encoded by the coding sequence ATGCATATTTTATTGACCAACGACGACGGCATCAGAAGCCCGGGTTTGCGGGCCCTGTATGCGGCCATGATCCGGGACGGCCACCGGGTTTCCGTGGTGGCTCCCATGACCGAACAGAGCGCCGTGGGGCATTCGGTGACCTTTTTTTCTCCTCTTCGGGTCAAGGAGGTTGTGGAACCGGAATTTACAGGCCTGGGCGTTTTTGGCACTCCTGTGGATTGTGTCAAACTGGCTTTGACCACCCTGCTGGACACACCTCCTGATCTGATCCTTTCGGGCATCAATAACGGGGCCAACGTGGGCGTGGATGTCCTGTATTCGGGCACGGTTTCCGCGGCAACCGAAGGGGCCCTGGCCGGATTGCCAGCCCTGGCCGTGTCCATAGATGATTTTTCTCCCCGGGATCTTTCGGCCCATGCCGCATTTGTGAGGAAATTCCTCGCCGGCAATCAGTGGAAACGCGTTCCTCCCAAATGCGTTTTGAACCTGAATTTCCCGGCCATTGATCTGGCCGACTCCCCGGGTCTTCGGGTCTGTTCCCAAACCGTGGCCGTGTATCGGGACGGGTATGACGTCCGTAATGATCCCAGGGGACGGCCTTATTACTGGCTGACCGGGGAAATTCCGCCCGAGGAGGTGGCACCGGGAACGGACCGTGATCTGTTGAGCCGGGGGTATGTGACATTGACCCCCTTGAGCTTTGATCTTACCAACTGGGAGTTTTTGGAAACCCTTGAAACCATGCTTGCTGATGAAGACGAAACCTTCAGCAGCAAGCGTCTCCATTCCAATCAATCGAAATCATGA
- a CDS encoding U32 family peptidase yields the protein MTNQERPIEILAPAGGRESFLAAVAAGADAVYCGLKNFSARMEADNFALGELAGLTELAHTKGVRVHIALNTMLKNSELDRTGRMIDRLQRFVHPDALIIQDPGVAALARQAGYTGELHLSTLANCSFPAGLSLVREHLHIDRVVVPRELTIDELKQMAAACPPDLDLEIFVHGALCYAVSGRCYWSSFLGGRSGLRGRCVQPCRRMYDQAGSKDRFFSCRDLGLDVLVRPVASIPQVRSWKIEGRKKGPHYVFYTVKAYRLLRDHGNEPASRKMALELLGMALSRKTSHYAFLSQRKVVPIVQNEDTGSGLFMGTVQGGGRRVWFSPRARLLSGDLLRIGYEDQPWHRTLRIRRAVPKKGRLDIPCGEGRPAPKGSPVFLIDRREPELSKLISELGKELQSIPHQEIESSDFRVKPPKVWRPVRVKGRQGNTTELRVFRQLPTVERKGPPMGTWVVPGQERKIPRALVARTWWWLPPVIWPDREKVWEQAVTSLVNRGARTLVVNAPWQMGLFEASMNCRIWAGPFCNIANPLAIQALKDLGAAGVIVSPELAGPDFLALPGRSPLPLGVVINGIWPLCISRIKATHLKSGEPFTSPKRESAWTVSYGDLFWTFPNWFLDIREKKQELIKAGYQLFVHMRERIPKNVEIKDRPGLWNWDLKLL from the coding sequence ATGACCAACCAAGAACGACCCATTGAAATCCTGGCTCCGGCCGGGGGCAGGGAGAGCTTTCTGGCTGCAGTGGCAGCCGGTGCCGATGCCGTGTACTGCGGGCTGAAAAATTTTTCCGCACGCATGGAGGCGGACAATTTCGCCCTGGGCGAGCTGGCCGGGTTGACCGAATTGGCCCATACCAAGGGGGTTCGGGTGCACATTGCCCTGAACACCATGCTCAAGAACAGCGAGCTCGACCGCACTGGCAGGATGATCGACCGATTACAGCGGTTCGTGCACCCCGACGCCCTGATCATCCAGGACCCTGGCGTGGCAGCATTGGCTCGTCAGGCCGGATATACGGGCGAACTCCATCTTTCCACCCTGGCCAATTGCAGTTTTCCTGCCGGGCTTTCTCTGGTGCGGGAGCACCTGCACATTGATCGGGTGGTCGTGCCCAGGGAATTGACCATCGATGAACTCAAACAGATGGCTGCTGCCTGTCCGCCCGATCTTGATCTGGAAATTTTCGTACACGGGGCCTTGTGTTATGCGGTCTCAGGTCGGTGTTACTGGTCCAGTTTTCTGGGAGGGCGCAGCGGGCTTCGGGGACGGTGCGTGCAGCCCTGTCGGAGGATGTACGATCAGGCGGGAAGCAAGGACCGGTTTTTTTCCTGTCGGGATCTGGGTTTGGACGTGCTTGTGCGTCCCGTGGCGAGCATCCCCCAGGTGCGTTCCTGGAAGATCGAGGGGCGCAAGAAGGGGCCGCATTATGTGTTTTACACGGTAAAAGCCTATCGCCTTCTCAGGGATCACGGGAATGAACCGGCCAGCCGCAAGATGGCCCTGGAACTTTTGGGCATGGCCCTTTCCCGCAAGACTTCGCATTATGCTTTTTTGTCCCAGCGCAAGGTTGTGCCCATTGTTCAGAACGAGGATACGGGTTCCGGTTTGTTTATGGGCACTGTGCAGGGCGGAGGGCGCAGGGTGTGGTTTTCGCCCAGGGCAAGGCTTTTGAGTGGGGATCTTTTGCGTATCGGATACGAGGATCAGCCCTGGCACAGAACCCTGCGTATCCGTCGGGCCGTGCCCAAGAAGGGGAGGCTGGATATTCCTTGTGGCGAAGGTCGGCCCGCTCCCAAAGGCAGTCCGGTATTCCTCATTGATCGTCGGGAACCCGAGCTGTCCAAGCTGATTTCCGAACTGGGCAAGGAGTTGCAGTCAATCCCGCACCAGGAGATCGAAAGTTCGGATTTCAGGGTCAAACCTCCCAAGGTCTGGAGGCCTGTCCGGGTAAAAGGGAGGCAGGGTAACACCACGGAACTGCGCGTGTTCCGCCAGTTGCCCACTGTGGAGCGCAAGGGGCCTCCCATGGGCACCTGGGTTGTTCCCGGCCAGGAGCGTAAGATCCCCCGTGCCCTGGTAGCCAGAACCTGGTGGTGGCTCCCTCCTGTTATATGGCCTGACAGGGAAAAGGTGTGGGAACAGGCAGTGACTTCGCTGGTCAACCGGGGGGCCCGGACGCTCGTTGTCAACGCCCCCTGGCAGATGGGGCTGTTCGAGGCATCAATGAACTGTCGGATCTGGGCGGGACCGTTTTGCAATATCGCCAATCCTCTGGCCATACAGGCCCTCAAGGATCTTGGAGCAGCCGGGGTCATTGTCAGTCCCGAGCTTGCAGGACCCGATTTTCTGGCCCTGCCTGGACGATCACCCTTGCCCCTGGGTGTGGTTATAAACGGCATCTGGCCCTTGTGCATCTCACGGATCAAGGCCACGCATCTCAAATCGGGCGAACCCTTTACCAGTCCCAAGAGAGAATCCGCCTGGACAGTCAGTTATGGCGATCTTTTCTGGACCTTTCCCAATTGGTTCCTGGATATCCGTGAAAAAAAGCAGGAATTGATCAAGGCCGGATATCAGCTTTTTGTTCACATGCGTGAACGGATACCCAAAAATGTGGAGATCAAGGACAGGCCCGGCCTCTGGAATTGGGATCTGAAATTGCTGTAG
- a CDS encoding ABC transporter ATP-binding protein — protein sequence MGSLLHVNALSTHIFSSRGIAKPVDRVTLHLDEGKTLGIVGESGCGKSMLALSLMGIVPYPPAKVVGGEIFFKGRDLLKLSERAMQNIRGRDLAMIFQEPMTSLNPVFRVGDQIAETVRHHLGMSKKQGLDRAVSLLGQVGISSPERRIMDFPHQMSGGMRQRVMIAMALACNPSLLVADEPTTALDVTIQAQILKLIRSLRSEYGTSVILITHDLGVVAENCDHVAVMYAGIMMEMCTVGDLFADPLHPYTKGLMACVPRIDDTSGRKLATIPGVVPGLLDLPAGCPFSNRCNRVFDRCLAERPPRLFPLRGHMVRCWLYDR from the coding sequence ATGGGTTCCCTTCTTCACGTCAATGCCTTGAGTACGCATATTTTTTCCTCACGGGGAATCGCCAAACCCGTGGATCGGGTCACCCTGCATCTTGATGAGGGAAAGACCCTCGGGATTGTTGGTGAATCAGGGTGCGGCAAGTCCATGCTCGCGTTATCCCTCATGGGTATTGTGCCCTATCCTCCGGCCAAGGTGGTCGGGGGGGAGATCTTTTTCAAGGGCAGGGACCTCTTGAAGCTGTCGGAACGGGCCATGCAGAATATTCGCGGGCGGGACCTGGCCATGATTTTTCAGGAGCCCATGACCTCCCTCAATCCTGTTTTTCGGGTTGGGGATCAGATAGCCGAGACCGTGCGCCATCATCTGGGCATGAGCAAGAAGCAGGGGCTGGACAGGGCCGTGTCCCTGCTTGGGCAGGTGGGCATCTCCTCTCCGGAACGGCGGATCATGGATTTTCCCCATCAGATGAGCGGGGGGATGCGCCAGCGGGTCATGATTGCCATGGCATTGGCCTGCAATCCATCTCTGCTTGTGGCTGACGAGCCAACAACCGCCCTGGATGTGACCATTCAGGCCCAGATTCTGAAACTCATCCGGTCCCTGCGATCCGAATACGGGACATCTGTCATCCTGATCACCCATGATCTGGGTGTGGTTGCGGAAAATTGCGATCATGTGGCCGTCATGTACGCCGGAATCATGATGGAGATGTGCACGGTGGGAGATCTTTTTGCCGATCCGCTTCATCCGTATACCAAGGGACTCATGGCCTGCGTTCCCAGGATCGACGACACCAGTGGTCGGAAATTGGCGACCATCCCCGGGGTTGTGCCGGGGCTTCTTGATTTGCCCGCAGGATGTCCCTTTTCCAACCGTTGCAACAGGGTTTTTGATCGCTGTCTTGCCGAGCGTCCCCCACGGCTTTTTCCCCTCAGGGGGCACATGGTCCGGTGTTGGTTGTATGACCGATGA
- a CDS encoding sigma-54-dependent transcriptional regulator produces MPEPQTILIVDDEKDFSRGLCRLLGQRFPACRCIDADSGTRALSILENRRISLMLTDLRMPSMTGDELLTRVLAIDPNLSVVIMTAFGDVQTAVKTLKSGAYDFLLKPLDNEVFFRVVERGLERNRLLCENVELKSLTKSRPLSPSLIGQSRVMARLRETIATVAQTNYTVLIRGESGVGKELVARMIHRLSPRAKRPMVTVNCPAIPSELLESELFGHTKGAYTGADASSKGLFLSADNSTLLLDEIGDIDPTIQTKLLRAIQEREIRPVGSTTPTKVDVRILASTNQDLEHKIHDGAFREDLFYRLNVLTIDVPPLRERSQDIPLLVQFFILRTCREMSIEEKEIDPDVLSYLATKTWPGNVRELINFIRRLVLFSRGKRITMSSVSLVEGTGNLPTDHPTGITPYKQAKADVLNQFTRTYVTDLLEKTSGNISEAARQSGLGRVSLQKILRRMDISARDFRK; encoded by the coding sequence ATGCCAGAACCCCAAACCATTCTCATTGTTGACGACGAAAAAGACTTTTCCCGGGGCCTCTGCCGATTGCTCGGGCAAAGATTTCCCGCATGCAGGTGTATTGATGCCGATTCCGGCACCCGGGCACTTTCCATTTTGGAAAACCGTCGGATTTCGCTCATGCTGACGGACCTGCGCATGCCTTCCATGACCGGAGATGAACTCCTCACCCGGGTGCTGGCCATTGATCCGAACCTCAGCGTGGTCATCATGACCGCATTCGGCGATGTTCAGACCGCAGTCAAAACCCTCAAATCCGGGGCGTACGATTTTCTGCTCAAACCCCTGGACAACGAAGTGTTCTTTCGCGTGGTAGAAAGGGGACTGGAACGCAACCGCCTTTTGTGCGAGAATGTCGAACTCAAATCTCTGACCAAATCCCGGCCCCTGTCCCCATCCCTTATTGGACAGAGCAGGGTCATGGCTCGACTCCGGGAGACCATCGCCACGGTGGCCCAGACCAATTATACGGTTCTCATTCGTGGAGAATCAGGCGTAGGCAAGGAACTGGTAGCGCGAATGATCCACAGGCTCTCGCCACGCGCCAAACGGCCCATGGTTACGGTCAACTGCCCGGCCATTCCTTCGGAACTTCTGGAAAGTGAACTTTTCGGACATACCAAAGGGGCCTATACCGGCGCGGACGCTTCCAGCAAGGGCCTGTTCTTGAGTGCGGACAACTCTACCCTTCTGCTGGACGAAATCGGGGACATCGACCCAACCATCCAGACCAAACTGCTCAGGGCTATCCAGGAAAGGGAAATCCGACCTGTTGGTTCCACAACCCCGACCAAGGTGGACGTGCGCATCCTGGCCTCCACCAATCAGGACCTGGAACACAAAATCCACGATGGTGCGTTTCGCGAAGACCTCTTTTACCGGCTCAACGTCCTGACCATTGACGTCCCTCCCCTGCGTGAACGAAGCCAGGACATTCCGCTTCTGGTCCAGTTTTTCATTCTCAGAACGTGTCGGGAAATGTCCATTGAGGAAAAAGAGATCGATCCCGACGTTCTTTCCTATCTTGCAACCAAAACCTGGCCGGGCAATGTCCGTGAACTGATCAATTTCATCCGCAGGCTGGTTTTGTTTTCCCGGGGAAAACGGATCACCATGTCCTCGGTCTCCCTGGTTGAGGGAACCGGCAACCTGCCCACGGACCACCCAACCGGCATCACGCCGTACAAGCAGGCCAAGGCCGATGTCCTCAACCAATTCACCCGCACCTATGTGACCGACCTTCTGGAAAAGACTTCGGGCAATATTTCCGAAGCGGCCAGGCAAAGCGGTTTGGGACGGGTCTCCCTGCAAAAAATTTTGCGACGTATGGATATCTCGGCCAGGGATTTCAGAAAATAA
- a CDS encoding ABC transporter ATP-binding protein, translated as MSVPFLELKNLTRDFEVRTSRLPARTTLLRAVDHVSLHVDQGQTLGLVGESGCGKSTLGQMVVGLVPPTRGDVCLQGRPLWDSGSYEEPHVRRKIQMIFQDPSSSLNPRMRVKKIIGEGLDIHRMGSRAQRTARVAALMEMTGILPEHGNRYAHEFSGGQRQRISLARALSLDPQLIVCDEPVSALDVSIQAQILNLLVDLQKNLGLTYIFISHDLAVVRKVSHRVAVMYLGRIVEIADGNDLYENPCHPYTRALLAAVPRPDPRRGVPKIALAGEIPSPLAPPSGCVFHPRCPRAMDICSRNIPGDMEVGPGHHVKCFLFKTV; from the coding sequence GTGTCTGTCCCGTTTCTTGAATTGAAGAATTTGACCCGGGATTTTGAGGTCAGAACAAGCAGGCTGCCTGCGCGCACGACGTTGCTTCGGGCCGTGGATCATGTTTCCCTGCACGTGGATCAGGGCCAGACCCTGGGTTTGGTGGGCGAATCCGGGTGCGGGAAATCCACCCTGGGGCAGATGGTGGTCGGGCTTGTGCCGCCCACCCGGGGGGATGTGTGCTTGCAGGGCAGACCCCTTTGGGATTCGGGCAGCTATGAAGAACCGCATGTTCGGCGCAAGATCCAGATGATTTTTCAGGACCCGTCGTCGTCGCTCAACCCCAGGATGCGGGTTAAAAAGATCATTGGCGAGGGGCTCGACATTCATCGCATGGGTTCTCGTGCGCAACGGACTGCGCGTGTTGCCGCTCTCATGGAGATGACCGGCATCCTGCCCGAGCACGGAAACCGGTATGCCCACGAGTTCAGCGGAGGCCAGCGTCAGAGGATTTCCCTTGCCCGGGCCTTGAGCCTTGATCCCCAACTGATCGTGTGCGATGAGCCGGTTTCCGCTCTGGACGTTTCCATTCAGGCCCAGATTCTGAATCTGCTCGTTGACTTGCAAAAGAATCTCGGGCTGACCTATATTTTCATTTCCCATGATCTGGCCGTGGTCAGGAAGGTCAGCCATCGTGTTGCGGTCATGTATCTTGGCCGTATCGTGGAAATCGCCGATGGCAATGATCTGTATGAAAATCCCTGTCACCCCTATACCAGGGCGCTGCTTGCGGCCGTGCCCCGACCCGATCCCCGCAGAGGTGTGCCAAAAATCGCTCTTGCTGGCGAGATTCCAAGTCCCCTTGCTCCGCCGTCGGGATGCGTGTTCCATCCCAGGTGCCCCCGGGCCATGGATATCTGTTCCCGGAACATTCCCGGGGACATGGAAGTCGGGCCAGGCCATCACGTGAAATGTTTTCTGTTCAAAACCGTCTGA
- a CDS encoding 3'-5' exoribonuclease YhaM family protein, translating to MMEKKTYISDLQDQTSFDDIFALAAARMNQAKNGPYWQLTLQDKSGTMEAKIWFPASQNYEGLTAEQFVRVQGRVSTFKDQLQANIKTLEVLDPLEIDRSAFVPCSTTPPHEILEEIETILHTEVVHPAWKKLYRKILKDQAIRQAFLTAPGGKTIHHAYLGGLLEHTLGVLKACRAMSDLYPSLDRDILLVAAVFHDLGKAYEISHGISREYTSPGKLLGHIHLGLEVLAPFLNKSDLDEGLILHFKHLILSHHGQYEYGSPKLPMTHEAMVLHMADNLDAKMNTMDHALEQTDTNNWSGYQRSLERDLYVPVRTPQPEKTTRKGPKTKEDQCSLPLKV from the coding sequence ATGATGGAAAAGAAAACCTATATCAGCGATCTCCAGGACCAGACGTCATTTGACGATATTTTCGCTCTGGCGGCGGCTCGAATGAACCAGGCCAAGAACGGCCCCTACTGGCAACTAACCCTGCAGGACAAATCCGGCACCATGGAAGCCAAAATATGGTTCCCTGCCAGTCAGAATTACGAAGGCCTGACCGCCGAACAATTTGTACGCGTCCAGGGCAGGGTCAGCACCTTCAAGGATCAGCTCCAGGCGAACATCAAAACCCTGGAGGTTCTTGATCCTCTCGAAATCGACCGGTCAGCATTTGTGCCCTGCTCTACCACGCCTCCCCACGAGATTCTCGAGGAAATCGAAACCATCCTCCATACGGAAGTTGTCCATCCGGCGTGGAAAAAATTGTACAGGAAGATTCTCAAGGATCAGGCCATTCGCCAAGCCTTTCTGACCGCACCCGGCGGGAAAACCATCCACCATGCGTACCTTGGTGGACTTCTGGAGCATACCCTTGGTGTGCTCAAGGCATGCCGGGCCATGAGCGATCTCTACCCGTCTCTGGATCGGGACATTCTCCTGGTGGCGGCCGTCTTCCATGACCTGGGCAAGGCTTATGAAATCAGCCACGGCATTTCCCGGGAATACACATCACCGGGCAAACTTCTGGGTCACATCCACCTGGGTCTGGAAGTTCTTGCTCCGTTTTTGAACAAATCCGATCTTGACGAGGGATTGATCCTTCATTTCAAACACCTCATCCTGAGCCACCACGGCCAGTATGAGTACGGATCTCCCAAACTGCCCATGACCCACGAGGCCATGGTCCTGCATATGGCCGACAATCTGGATGCCAAGATGAACACCATGGACCATGCCCTGGAACAGACCGACACCAACAACTGGTCGGGATACCAACGCAGTCTGGAACGCGATCTTTATGTCCCGGTCAGAACCCCGCAACCGGAAAAAACGACTCGCAAGGGTCCCAAAACAAAGGAAGACCAATGTTCATTACCCTTGAAGGTATAG